The window aatgtgccagcgggccgcatccccccccccccccccccaaaaaatttcaaaaaaaaaaaaaaaaaaaaaattccgatagcgtctctggtattgttcagagggccggtccaaatgtgccggcgggccgtatccggcccacgggccgtagtttggtgacccctgtactagagtgtttgatttattaacgatcgcatgtaaagaaggtagaacgagtttggattgaatgggtgtatcggtgttcaattgttgatccttggatccacatggcaagtgtggggcatgttaaagaagatcggtattcgattattgatgtcttagcaaatagcttgaggcacgggagatgtgttgaatcattacagtaaaagttggattgaagaaacaacaatggatcactgttctgattatttctccctgtgtttcaagatcaaatgcagggtgtaacattttggaggcaccgctgggattgctgttcagatgtccagtgtccaagacctgctcactgaattctgagccagctaaatccccccaaacactacaaaccaggcagatggcagtgagaggaggtgttgctgtttaagaagaactggaagttggcggttgagcacttgtcatctgaggcctacgagatcatcagagggacagtaaagacgtgccagttcagagttcactcctgtacagtcaacagagctcctagatcatCAACAagatggaacagttactcgaagaggtggaaggaacattgaacaacctgacggaaaataacctactggaaatatgtgattttcttaacatattaagaagtgttaaacggaaatcgcgtctatcattagtggctcacattgtgaagtacctagaaagagaagaactagaggaagtagaggatgaaggcatgtctgaattgttgaaactgaaagagaaaatatcagatatgaagcatgaagtcaaaagagatgaaaacgaaaagcaagaatcaagattggaagagactccaataactttgccccagctaccagatgctgcggaccctcaagggggtgtgtctccgcagccccagccaagctcatactggcgcaaggacttcaaaattgccggccaaataggtgaaccaggccagagggacaagctgacattctccagccttgttcatcaaattgaaaatggactgaataggggttacctagatgtggaaattattgatgcagttatcagagctatctcccccagtttgcagctacgtaattatttggaagagaaacctaacctcactcttcccacactcaaatgcatcctacgcactcactttcaggagaggagtgctaccgacctctataagcagttagcttcagaagtgcagcagatcaaagagactcctcaaagtttcttaatgcgagtcttgggtcttaggcagaaggtactgtttgcatctcgagaatcagaatcaggactccagtatgacccaagtttagtccagcgtatgtgcttgcacacaatactcactggtctccagagtgacagtgttagggtagatatgcagcctctcttgctggactgtaagacttcagatgaactgttactagagcggttaaatatagcctgtgctaatgaaacggaaaggagaaataaaaagaagtttagtaccccacaggcagcgacacatgttagcaaggtgcagtcagaagaactacgacctaccaattgccctggagaagaaaaaacaaaagagtcccgtgaggtacgagcggagttgactgaacttaaggcaagtgttgcttctcttaaagatctcagtgcagagatagctcagatcagagagacactacagcaggctatgtttcagcctcagtcctacctcccaccttcagttagaagaccagttcggaagccccagccaccttctgcaaaacaaaattactacagcaagcccccagcacccccctggaacactagccgccctgcttatgtcccaagaaggtgttttgcttgtcagcagggagggcgagatgtgaagtgcacacattgttatcggtgtgggagtggagaacatttccaagctggatgtaaaatccgaggaagcagaccactaaaagaagagactatagcagagctaactcaggaaagggaaggtgtggttcgtgtgctttgtggcacatccagtccactggccatcgtcaatcctcccagcatgcaacagcagcaggtgggaactcagcaacacctgatggtggaacttgctgattcaaaggcaaagatcagacgacttagacaagagctagaagagaggaatgaacaactgctggacaacagacacaagcaggaaaacatggaggaagaaataaagaggctccagcaggagaatttgaagctgctcgtagacgcccgtgcagcccgcgcctattgcgatgaactggatgcgctgagagaacgcgcaatcaaagctgacaagctggagttatacaaggccaaagtggagaaagggagacaagggatggaggaggcgtacaccgagtgtacgaaaagctgcagaacgaggtaaaaagcactatgacaccaaagtgaggagctccgtgctacaaccaggagagcgcatcctgataaaaaacctgacaccagaaggaggaaaaattgacaagagtatggagagaaataaacagcagccggtatctcatcttcaagagacagaccaagacagtggttacgaagatgactttcactacgagcccctccaggtgctaaatgagagagatgcccaagggatggagtctaagcacaggccactgccagcgaatcagagacttgaagtgaagggccctgcttccggaccagtacaagcagaagatgactatcagctggaggacctgcctggtgagggaacaaatttggctgttgaagatcctcatgatgatttatcagagacctctccgccaaccgctgtgaatgaacctgaggcgttgacttatgaacggccaagaaggcagagacatccaccacgacgaacaacctatgatcagcttggtgtcccctcctgttatagtactcagtcaccacatcagctgctacctgcttaccctgcaccaggagtggttcctaggttagtacacctgcagccatattacattcaaccaccctttatgtatggactccaacagacttgagcctacaagggtgacatgtatgatgcgaacatggactgttacggactgtgattacagtttccatccagtgaacgtggaccgtacgagttgtggattatatttgaactgtggcccttgccgtctAGAGTTTTCATGAATATCAGCTCACAGAaaaggatgtgaaatgacaagtttgctagactgttcagaataacaaccaacaacgggaagatatttggaatgtactgatgtcgggacgacatttgtttttgtgggggagagtgtgacatactagagtgtttgatctattagtgtgacatactagagtgtttgatttattaacgattgcatgtaaagaaggtataacgagtttggattgaatgggtgtattggtgttcgattgttgatccttggatccacatggcaagtgtggggcatgttaaagatcggtattcgattattgatgtcttagcaaatagcttgaggcacgggaggtgttgaatcattacagtaaaagttggattgaagaaacaacaatggatcactgttctgattatttctccctgtgtttcaagatcaaatgcagggtgtaacacttgtaacagaacaaacaaatttcaattaacttggattaatatatacagacacttaaacatacgtttaatgtatctttacacaaaactgaattctaattttttttagtacctttgttctccggttTAGCTGTTGGCCACGCCTCCactctcacgttcgctatcgatgggttgtttgctgttgtattcccttcaaaatattccgaaaatgatgcacacaaatgtcctcacaataggataacgcacgaccacttgccaacgagtaccCATGCACACGTGCAcgtgcacgcgcacacgcacacgcacacgcacacgcacacgcacacgcacacacacacatacacatacaactaactacgccaagcagcccgactctactattttcccgtagataaagtactgcgcagtgactgctgggatatagagttcttgcgcgcaacacccacacgctaaaaacacgctttaaaaaggcaacggaagcaaaactgagttcggttgtactttatttagagattttacaacttactcatgtcatcatcacccacaaatccatcaaagtcctcattttctgtgtccgaattaaacaattgcccaaatgagtcttccaaaacgctgggtcccgcggttgtagttcttaagcctccgggaatgacggcaagctcagagttattatatataatatatatacatagttcacagtctagctttgaatgctctgttgacaccaacatttagcggcaggatttctttggtacagccgaaatgacggccagcaccaaattggTGTGGTCGCCAGTATgattgccgtagttgtcctattgacggactttgatggatttgtgggtgatgatgacgtaagttgtaaaatgtctaaataaagtacaaccgaactcagttttgcttctgttgcctttttaaagcgtgtttttagcgtgtgggtgttagcgcaagaactatatttcccagcagtcactgcgcaccggaacccggcaataagctgcttccggtagccagcgctattgcgttttgatgttcatccatatataatatatatgcgtctaatgaaatggtgcgtgctttgtgtgtctaaaatacagaaatagcactcgttactgacactgcggcgtaaaatatgatgcgccaaataggcgtgaaaatacggtacttgtgaGTACTAAGTGTCTTTCTCAAACTGATGAATTTATTGAATCCATATTGGCAGATTTACAAATAACACCTACATAACTAATAacacacaaaaactaaaattagctttaaaaaatagacaatttgtgaaataaaagaaatacacaaaaaatgacaaaacaccTCGTTGGCTGAGTACCAAGAGGAATTAGCCTGGGTTTTagtctttatttctctttatattACTTTAGCTTGCAACTTTCTGGCTGAGTTTGTCTCGTGCTGCCTTTCTCTTACCGAGAGCGCGTCTTCTGAAGCACTTATCTTCCCATTTAGCAAACGTACGCTCGCTCAAGCGCCACTGCGCCCACTACAGGAGGTATGGTGAAATTAACATTAATATTcacaaaaaatacagtgaaaataaaatgtggcaGTTACAGATCAATTGCCAGGTCAGTTTAGTTACATGCCAatcaaatccgtttggataaatataaaagtgtaatagaactacaaatcgaacccaaagtcagttctggtGAAGTTGTTAACTGCGCAAGGAAAAGGAGTTCTCCCCTTTGTGGATTCTGGTGTgggtttttaaattttgcttttgagaaaaggcttgaccacaaaatgaacaggaaaatggtttttcaccagtgtgggttctcgtatgcctttttaaatgttcctttcgagaaaaggcttgaccacaaactgagcacgaaaatgttttttcgccagtgtgggttcttgtgtgactaATTAAGCTCTTCTTCCGCgtgaatgtctgaccacaaactgagcatgaaaatggtttttcaccagtgtgggttattgtgtgggtttttaagtcttgctgttgagaaaaggcttgaccacaaactgagcacaaaaatggctTTACACCCGTGTGAGTTctcgtgtgcctttttaagtgttgctgttgagaaaaggcttgatcacaaactgagcatgaaaatggtttttcaccagtgtgggttcttgtgtggcgttttaacttgtgcttgagagagaaagatttaccacaaatcgagcacgaaaacggtttttcaccagtgtgggtccttGTGTGGATGATTAAGTCCTGCTTTCGAAAGAAAgcgtgaccacaaattgagcaggaaaattgttttctaccagtgtgggttcgtgtgtggctttttaagtttgctttctgtgtgaatgttttaccacaaacggaGCACAAAAACGGTCTCTGCCCAATGTGGGTTgccatatgtcttttcaaagtaaacattttaccaaaggttttcccacacagAGAACATAAGCAGAGTTTGCCGCCActaggatttttcttaagaccttcatcgtcatcattatcataaagcaagtcgtcactatctgatggaggagcaataaaagcttcttcttgccatccttttgttgagtcgctgccgtgcagaggctccgcccctctgccggccacgcctagatcaacttcactcttgaaaggctcagcagttgaccaagtgacatcttgctgctcctcctttttgattgaaagttgctcttctctcttttgctctttaatttgaggccatgttaaagtgtttgcaggatccgcccctccgctggccacgccaagatcatcttctctcttcaaggacgcaccagttgaccaggtgacatcttcttcctccttttttattttaagttgctcttctctctctctgtcttgagggaactctggctcctcctcttcaatttgagggggctcaacatcctctttggccccagaaaactctgacaccttcccatcaggaccaagatattttctgaaacctgcaaagaccccaagataaattatatattttataaactgtctattattctatctagaggttctttatgttagactgggaatttagtcttatacttatattggcAGTGGTTAGGCTGGAAAGAAAGGACTAATATGCTGGTGGCTACAGTAACGTAGTtaaacagaagaggatgccataCACCCGTGATGTTGTCAACATAGCCttactgtagtattctcatcaatagccaaaggggttggattggattggcttggataactttattcatcccgtatttgggaa is drawn from Stigmatopora argus isolate UIUO_Sarg chromosome 20, RoL_Sarg_1.0, whole genome shotgun sequence and contains these coding sequences:
- the LOC144065608 gene encoding uncharacterized protein LOC144065608; the encoded protein is MHAKVVLHRQEGFRKYLGPDGKVSEFSGAKEDVEPPQIEEEEPEFPQDREREEQLKIKKEEEDVTWSTGASLKREDDLGVASGGADPANTLTWPQIKEQKREEQLSIKKEEQQDVTWSTAEPFKSEVDLGVAGRGAEPLHGSDSTKGWQEEAFIAPPSDSDDLLYDNDDDEGLKKNPSGGKLCLCSLCGKTFGKMFTLKRHMATHIGQRPFLCSVCGKTFTQKANLKSHTRTHTGRKQFSCSICGHAFFRKQDLIIHTRTHTGEKPFSCSICGKSFSLKHKLKRHTRTHTGEKPFSCSVCDQAFSQQQHLKRHTRTHTGVKPFLCSVCGQAFSQQQDLKTHTITHTGEKPFSCSVCGQTFTRKKSLISHTRTHTGEKTFSCSVCGQAFSRKEHLKRHTRTHTGEKPFSCSFCGQAFSQKQNLKTHTRIHKGENSFSLRS